The genomic DNA ttttttttttttttaacggaaatcTTGTCATatttcattgataaaatatCGAGAGCATAAAGCTCATCACATAGCGTAAAGCTCTAATAACTCATAACCAAAAACTATAAGGTTATAAAATAATAGATATAAATTCTTACAAGTAAGTATTATCCATGACTTTAGCTTTCACTAACTCATGTATAATTACAGTTATGAAACAGATCTGTTCCAAGCAGTGGCGGTCATGGGGAAGCCACATTAGGGCCTATGAGGGTTGTGGCTCCCACGagcctttcatttttttttaaaaattaaggaaaattttgaaaatgacatCTACatatttgtcatttaaaaaaaaaaaaaaaaaaaaaacacttttaagtgATGCTCACTTGGTCTTTTGAAaatcagtcttttttttttttttttttttttttttttctaatcactctaaagtttttttattgaattattggtaACTATCTGATGagtaaataaggcaaaaatgatatattattttggttgcatCACCCATCAAGCACTATTTGCTATTTAGAGAATATTATACGATTCATATAAaattagtttgtaaaaatttttgaaagatatatgtttagaaaaaaaaaaaaatgaaaagttttcaTAATCAAAGCAAAAAAGTAAACACTTCCACGgtatataatttattccatgattacttgtgtgtgtttgtttgtttctactttatgattgtttatttgttgtttatcaATTTGGTTGTCTCTTATGTAATtgtaatttagatttaaaaatttaggttcatgaatcacaacgtcaaaattaaaaactatccattcaaaataaaagaatttgacTTTCCAAAAAGTAATACACCATTGGATTTTAATGATGAAACTTCAAATCTTAAAGGGTTGTTAAAGAATATCATTCTAAAACTCTAGTAGTGAAAACGTAACGGaaaaacattcatttttttttaattattttaaattgtgtttttcatatttttaatttggcatTTAGAATAGTAAATTTCTGACTCCGCTACTAGTTATGAGCAAACTAGTTCTACAATATTAGTAgcccaaatttttaaactttattttccGACAGTGAGAAATATCccccacaccgatctactcctcCTCGGCCTAAAAGATCAAGAAAACAACTCACGTCCTCGACCCAAAGACTAGGACAAAAATAacgaaaaattaaaacaaaaaactaaaaaaacaaaatccccaATACAAGAGCAACGGTGGAACACAGTATCGTGGACATCCCCGAGAAGATACGAATTGGCTAGTGAAGATGAGTATatttaagtttaaaaaactagatctaagatCTAGATGTACAaactaaatctaaaacaaaacgGTCAAAAACGGAGTCCAGAAAAGATTACCGAAAAAACACCCTACtactagaaaaaaaaagggagtagGGAATAACGAGTAAGGAGTTACTATTAACtttcaaaatatgaagaaaCATTAGTGGTgatgttgaaaaatgttttgatgtaacaaaaattgtgaagaagttttgaggtttttttttttttaaaaaaaaaaattctaaaaaagaagaaagtcaAACCTGAGAGTTGAGGATTTAAGAGTGATTTTTGATTAGTTGTGTAACCCACGTTTTGTGCATCAAAATTCCAAAGGAGTCCTTGCTTCCATAAACCAACGGAGGCGGAATCCCCAAGACAAGCggtagaaaacaaaagaaaaacagcatAAAAGGCTAAAAGCTAATGTGCTTTGTTTGTTAACAGTAGGACATGCAGGCACAGCGCACGCCGGGACAAAATCGTCAATTCGAGAAAGAACCGAACCGCATTCATTTCTCATCTTGTCGTCTTCGAAAACCCCCAAAGTGCTGGCAGGTTGCCTACTCTCCCCCCCACCCCCTATAACCATCCTCCCACCCCCCTCTACCTCTTCCCCTCGTTATTTCCCCCTTCTCCCCTACACATCACATGCTCCAACCCACTCACAAATCATTCGTTTACTTTACCAATTGACTAATCTTACCATTACCCATTACCATTACCCATTACCATTAGCATCTTCTCTCAATCTTCACTCCCAACTCACAAACAAACCCCAGACAGGCGCACGGATTTATAGGGATGAAGCGTGCAATGGCTGACGGTGAGGCTAGGGAGAAAGGGGAGgacaagaagatgaagaagatcagagttgaaggagaagaagagggaggaggaggaggaggagaagaagaagaagaagaagagggagaagaagggGGAAGAGGAAGTGGGTTTGTGAATCTGGATGAGAATCTGCTGTACGAGGTGTTGAAGCATGTGGACGCGAGGACGCTGGCGTCGGCGGGCTGCGTGAGCAAGCTGTGGCACAGGACGGCGCAGGACGAGCGGCTCTGGGAGCTGATCTGCACCAGGCACTGGGCCAACATCGGCTGCCCCAAGCAGCAGCTCCGATCTGTGGTTCTCGCTCTGGGGGGGTTCCGTCGTCTCCACTCCCAATTCCTCTGCCATCTCTCTAAGCCACAATCATCGGGCTCGTCTGCTTCTTCATCGGcttcgtcgtcgtcgtcgtcttGGTCTCCCTTCGCGCCGATGATCGGGTCGAAGCCGCCGACTCGGTGGGGAAAAGACGAGGTTCATCTCTCGCTTTCGCTTCTCTCGATTCGCTACTACGAGAAGATGAATTTCAATAACAGAGGCAGATGACTCGTAATTCTCCATAAATATTTCTAATTGCACTTTTTTATCTTCTTGGCTTCGCTAAATGTAGCATTGGGTTTCCTTTTCTGGTTTGGATTTGATTTGGGTGTTGAGATCTAGATTTGTATGGTTACTATGCTTCAGCGTTTCCCTGTTGACTTTTGTGATTGTTGTATAAATTGAAATGGAATTGTGAAATTTGTGCATAAATTCATAATAATGTAATAATTAGGCGTATCCTTTGATTTTCATTCCTTAGCTCAATTGGGTTTCCGATAAATTCGTGTTTGGATGCGAGGAAAAATGGGGATGAACCTGACCAGAACTTACTCAAGTGTTTTTACCCGAAGTACATACATAGAGGTGGATAGGAGGGTTTGGAAGATGCATTTACCCAAATAGGCACAAAGAGACAGAGCCAAATGGTGCAGTAAATGTCTGGAACTGGCGACAACCTGTCTGGATCGTCCTATAGCCTAGTTTGCTAGAGACACATAGATGAGTCCGTATGAGATTAGATCTGTTAAAAAAAGCCAAAATCCTCAGGAGGACAAAGTTGTCTTATAGTTCGTCCCTATCCTTTGAGAGGAGCAGCCATGGCTTTACCCTTTACCCTTTTGGTTGCTTGCGGTGTTTTATAGTTTATATCTCTGGACTCtgtgggttttgatttttgtctctCATTGCTTGTATCTCTGTTGAATGTATTTGATAATAGTATTTCTGTTAGGGTCGACCATGCGCTCTGCTGTGATTCCAGAATGTGGCAGATTACCTACTTGACCATGAGTGCCTCTTTTTATGGGCCTATGTGCTTGTATAAAGGATACTTCTTTGGTTGAGCTTAATTTATAGGGTTGAAATCTACATTCACAGCAGGAACCAATACCTGCCCGAATGAGAGACAAAGGAGTGCGGGGTTCGGGTGCCCCGGGCAGCCCAGGGTGTGAAGCTCACTTGACAGGAGAACTTGGGCTCTGCACACTCTCATCTTTTACTCAAATTTCTTAGAATTTTGGACAAAGAATTTCAAGTGATCTCAATCCTCGCAGCTCAACTTGGAGTAATGTTAATTACgaacatgtttgaaattgcgtttgattaatcgagtttttaagtaaaaaaaacatttattattattatatttggactcttaaaagttaaaagcgctttcaatttattttatttagatatttttttttctttaaataaatttttaaagtgTTAAACGCAATTTTAAAGTTATCAAACGAAGTCTAAAGGAGATAATCACAATTGGACTGAATTTTTTGCTAAcaaggtttttttgttttttcttctaaaatcaAAGAGTCCTAGTACAAGATAGTATTAGGTAGATCATAGAAactgccaaaaaagaaaaatacaaaacacaaaacttgTCCTTTTCCTAGATCATAGATTCTAAATGAGTAATGCCAGAAGCTTGGGTTAGGGTGTCCAGTAGTACTTCTCATCCTTTTGTAgaaattaatatgaaaatatctttttttttttttcttttttttttcgtttattctCTTATAATTTTTCTCTACCCTTTTGCCTTTTAGTCAGGGCCCTGGCCTCCGTGTAAAGACTTCATTCATTTATTCAAATGGGAATTCCATGTAAGGACAAAAGGGTATAACGTGGCAGATTAATCGAGATGCCGGTACTTCATGCTCAAGACCTTCTGCGCATTTAAATTTAATGCCTCGTTTATTCAACACAGACAGCTTTGAAAACTACATGTGCAACAGGAGCTAacatttgaaattaatttctcggtttaaataaataaactaaaagtaTTTAGGTATAAAATTACTTTAACAACCTCCATATTATGCAAATCTTCTGACCTTTTGGGCTTGGAAACAGGATAACCAGTAGATCTTTCCATTCATTCTCGAAAAATGCtatatttatcaaaatttatttctAAAAGTTAATTTCTCAAATAATGTGTTATTATTTCATGAGATTGTGATACATcagttgaaaattaatttttttttttaaaaaattggtaaatAAAACATTTCTCTCATCAGATTGGATGGTCACGCTCGCCTCAGTGTGGTGGTAGGAGGTGGCTGACAAATTTTTTGAGCTGACATGACAAAATAGGAGTGTACTAATTAAGGTAGCATCATTCCTTTTGGTCTGCTACAACCATTAGAAGACTAATTGTGTTCAAATCACATAGGCATAAAGGTAATCCTCGTGACTCAATATTTGAATAATCATCCAAGATGCATGTGACGATGTTTTTTAGCTTCATGCCATTGCAagattgtgattttgaaagTGTGAATGGATTTTGGTCTCCCGTGCTTTTAGAgtcaatattatatatatgcaggGACTAGGAGGcgcagaaaaaaacaaaaagaagaaattgaacTAGAATCACCCTCTTTCAAAGTCCGGAGAAAGTGGTGGTGTTTTTCTCTGATTTAGATTATAACAGCGTCTTTTTTGTTTCAGCTTATATGAGtttgtctttgtttctttttggcttCTGAAACCGCTTTACGCGGTACTCTTGAAAAGACCGAAACACTTGTTTGTCtcattttcaatgttttgtatatatttttgcactgttttttttgttttagggcTAATGCTGGAAGCCCACCCTCGGTGTTTTGATCTGTTTGTAccatttccttatttgattagaaaagaaaaagaaaagtctaAATTCCTTCAACTCATCCACGTGTTTGAATGCGCAATGCAACTTCATTGCATGCACTACTATATGTATACATAGGACGGCAACCTGCGGCAATTACACAAATGATATAGCCCAAAATCCAAAGCATTAACCATTGAAATGGCCAGAATCCTCAAGCCTCTCGGCTTCTTCGTTGTTCTCTTACTAAGTTCTGAGCTTTTCATGCCGGCAGCTCGTCCTCCGGATGCTGATAACAAGCCTCGCAGTTCCATAATCGAAGGGGTTGAGATTTTCTTTGACGGTCGTTTGCATGTAAAAGGGATCAAAACTGGGGGACCAAGCCCAGGGGGAGAGGGTCATGGGATCACGAATGCTCGGAATCTAGGAGTGGTCAAGAACTCTGGACTAGGTCCTGGTGTGGGGCACTGAGTGTCTACAAGCCACCAGCACCATTCATGTTgattctttctatttcttttatcaTGCAACAATGAAGTTGTTTGATATCTGATTGTTTTTAGtgaacttttctttttggatCATTCTTCTTATCCTTCGGGATATCGGCTTTTGAATTTTACCAAGTgggttagaaaaataaaatgctgAGGGGTAGGGGGCCTTGGGCCGGAGGGCTAGTAGGCCTTGGTGGGTCTACTTGAACTTCTGGTATTTCACATCACCGCACCTCAAATAAGTGAAGTCTCAATCTCTTAATAAAGTTTGGAGAAATTTTAANNNNNNNNNNNNNNNNNNNNNNNNNNNNNNNNNNNNNNNNNNNNNNNNNNNNNNNNNNNNNNNNNNNNNNNNNNNNNNNNNNNNNNNNNNNNNNNNNNNNATCCCCAGCctgttaaggctgagtttgccacttttcttcttttacaaccaaaagttcttgcaaagatttataaggtctatcagagtacttgattttaaaggatacgataaatgtataaaacattgttcaagagattttattacaagcgaaattagaaaacattaaactttagttgcggaatatcatattattacaatcactgatatgaaaagactttgaaaattaataattattcccatccccattccggccttctattccagcgtcctttctacctgaaaacaagaaataaaactgaatgagcccaaagggggcccagcaagtaaaatccacaaccataaatagttttgttccttgttctcagttttgataattgtttttacaaataaatatacatccagccatagtaataatacatgtatatacggttgcatcttccgtagcatatacgtactattacgtctattattagatcatcgtcataaatcatctttataaatcattatcataatgcatcgctataaatcatcattgtaaatcatcatagtatatcatcattgaaaatcatcatagtaaatcatcgttgaaattatattatcattttctcatattaaggcccatgtacactattacccctgtgtacgagggttgcgggtccttgtgaccatggcactgaactgtggcctcagccatgcccgaccgtcaattaactcttttcttggtgcactcaacggtcatgttgatggaataccaccttctggcatagcctccttcagtggtttcgcctccatccgagtatcggtaccgaactcttctcatcttatcttggggccaaaaatactctcctccatacatgtaccctcatttcataaacatttaactcatttcttgtacttttctttgtacttcttttgatgcatcttagggcaacatgtaggagggtttatcatcattcttctttcttataatcattgttatttctcaactttcttttctaaaaaatggaaacttttccaaatataaacttgtgtacttagaaagcatttaaagaaatagaaactttctaaataattcatttagaaatccttcatccatgcaacatatctctatgacaggtaaataaaataatcatttacagtttgatacaataatgaataaatagcatgacatgaagaaattttagaaggggtagtgaatttacttacttctagactgaagctaaaagtggtctgaaggatctagttgcttcaatctgactaacaccactagtatatcttttgaaactaatttctcgagtccgttctctctcgtgttctttctttcttgtaacgctttgtctcgccctttctctctctgtctcatgTAAACacttagagaaagaagaaagaccgagtagaaaacggaagaaggaagaatatgtggaagagaagggagtgaagtggtgaaatttgtgaagggtgaggactctatttataggaaaccatctccatctaccaatcttcatctataaaccttcatccactaatctccatctataattctccatctactagtattcatctataaatctccatctactgatactattatacctaccattgattattctaccttccattttactatcatattatttcaccaattaccattctctaattatcaCTCTcggtaatatcataaatttcccaagaattaaaatcataggctaaaatgaatatcaaaataacatcatcatcaaaataatctatttaaatattttgaaaattccggggtgctacaatcttcccttcttattgaaatttcgtcctcgaaattaaaaatctaattATCACTTTATCCATGAATGTAAATCCTATCATAGTCATCAATCAATTATTTATAACTTTTCGTAATTATGATATTCTACGTACTTCAATcataaaataagacttttacAAGGAACTTAGTCAAACAAATAGGGGTATTTGTTACAGATGCTTTCTTCCAGTTCCCACGAAGCTTCCTCTATTGAGTGATTGTTCCATAAAACTTTCACGACCGATATACTTCTGTTTCTAAGGACTTGATCCTTCCTATCGAGTATTCTTGTTGGTGTCTCCTCGTACGTCATATTGGGTCGGATTTGAAGGGGTTCGCTTTCTAAAACATGTGTTGCATCCGGAACATATTTCCTCAACATTGATATATGAAATACGTCATGAATCTCACTTAAGTTCGGGGGTAATGCCAAACGATAAGCTACCGCCCCAactttctcaagaatttcaaaaagacCAACGAACCTGGGACTCAACTTTCCTTTTCTCCCGAATCTCATTACTCCCCTCATAGGAGCAACCTTGAGGAAGACCTTTGTGCCGACTTCAAATTCTAGCTCTCGTCGTCTCGCGTCAGCGTAACTCTTTTGTCGACTTTGAGCTGTTGCTAATCTCTGCTTTATTACTGTTATCTTCTCACATGTATCTTGGATGATTTCTGGCCCCAGTAGTTTCCGCTCTCCTACCTCGTCCCAATATAGCGGCGACCTACACTTTCTCCCGTACAAGGCTTCATAAGGCGCCATATCAATGCTCGCATGATAACTATTGTTGTAGGCGAATTCTATCAACGGAAGATATTGGATCCAACTCCCTTTGAAATCAAGAACACACAATCGCAGCATGTCCTCCAAGGTTTGAATTGTCTGTTCCGTCTGCCCGTCAGTTTGAGGGTGAAATGCTGTGCTGAAAGTTAGCCTTGTACCCATTGCCTCTTGTAAACTCCGCCAGAATCTTGAGGTAAATCTTGGATCTCGATCCGACACAATGGATACGGGAACTCCATGTAGCCGTACTATTTCCTTGACGTAGAGTTCTGCGAGCCGATCCATACTGTAATTCATCTTGATCGGTAGAAAGTGTGCAGTTTTAGTTAACCGATCAACAATGACCCAAACCGCATCTTGACCACTTTGAGCCTTGGGAAAACCAGACACAAAGTCCATCGAAATACGTTCCCATTTCCATTCAGGAATAGGGAGAGGTTGTAAAGGCCCTGCAGGTCTTTGATGTTCTGCCTTAACTTGTTGACACGTAAGGCATCGCTCCACGTATTGCAcgatatccttcttcattccaTTCCACCAATAGCTTTTGCGTAAGTCTCGATACATCTTCGTGCTTCCCGAATGGACTGTATATAAGGATTGATGGGCTTCTGATAAGATGAACTTCTTCAGTTCTGCATCATTGGGAACGTACACTCGGTCATGAAATCTTAACACTCCATCCTTGGAGATTTGGAAATCTGGCTGTATCCCCTTCTCCACTCCTTCACGAATTATAGATGACTCGCTGTCTGAAAGCTGTGCTGTCTTGATTTGTTCCAATAAGGTTGACTCCAGGGTTAGGCTGCTCATGCAAGATTGAATTATCTCTATTCCTTCTTTGTCCAGGTCAAGGAGTAACTTTTGTTGCATCGTGAATGTGGTCGATAATGTTCCATCCGTGGTTCTTCTGCTGAGGGCGTCAGCGACTACATTCGCCTTTCTAGGGTGGT from Corylus avellana chromosome ca6, CavTom2PMs-1.0 includes the following:
- the LOC132184447 gene encoding F-box protein GID2-like, translating into MKRAMADGEAREKGEDKKMKKIRVEGEEEGGGGGGEEEEEEEGEEGGRGSGFVNLDENLLYEVLKHVDARTLASAGCVSKLWHRTAQDERLWELICTRHWANIGCPKQQLRSVVLALGGFRRLHSQFLCHLSKPQSSGSSASSSASSSSSSWSPFAPMIGSKPPTRWGKDEVHLSLSLLSIRYYEKMNFNNRGR